The Epinephelus lanceolatus isolate andai-2023 chromosome 21, ASM4190304v1, whole genome shotgun sequence genome has a segment encoding these proteins:
- the rfng gene encoding beta-1,3-N-acetylglucosaminyltransferase radical fringe, with protein MNPLHWPVRMHIASVGVSKFCFLFSLAFCALLLLLIPNLQPPARQVDLPQPRPQVRPAQAGPSHHVGVPAVSVHTGETRSATELNRSSAGQGRSIKTEGSRDDIISPKRGMDSERGALSGGKGGRLSGSRSWDLLELKDIFIAVKTTRKYHKSRLELLIQTWISQAIEQTYVFTDGEDKELRMRTGVNLINTNCSAAHTRQALCCKMSVEYDKFIESQKKWFCHVDDDNYVILPSLLRLLSSYHHSQDVYLGRPSLDHPIEAAERVKSDGSVSVKFWFATGGAGFCISRGLALKMSPWASLGNFISTAEKIRLPDDCTIGYIIEALLEVTLTHTHVFHSHLENLQKLPTDTVLEQVTLSFGGFENRRNVVSIVGGFSLAEDPTRFKTVHCLLYPDTDWCPKLERRHRN; from the exons ATGAACCCGCTCCATTGGCCAGTCAGGATGCACATAGCCTCAGTGGGTGTCAGCAagttctgcttcctgttttctcTTGCATTCTGTGCCCTCCTGCTTTTGCTCATCCCCAACCTCCAGCCCCCAGCGCGCCAGGTCGACCTGCCTCAGCCCCGTCCCCAAGTCAGACCCGCGCAGGCAGGCCCATCACACCATGTCGGGGTTCCAGCAGTGTCTGTCCACACAGGGGAAACACGCTCTGCCACAGAGCTAAACAGAAGCTCAGCAGGGCAGGGGAGATCCATCAAGACTGAAGGTAGTAGGGATGATATCATTAGTCCCAAAAGGGGGATGGACTCTGAAAGAGGAGCTCTGTCTGGAGGAAAGGGTGGTAGACTTTCAGGGTCTAGATCATGGGATCTGTTAGAGTTAAAGgacatttttattgcagtaaaGACTACCAGGAAGTATCACAAGTCCAGATTGGAGCTGCTGATTCAGACCTGGATTTCCCAAGCTATAGAACAG ACCTATGTATTTACTGATGGTGAGGACAAGGAGCTGCGGATGAGAACAG GAGTGAACCTCATCAACACTAACTGCTCAGCAGCTCACACCCGACAGGCTCTGTGCTGCAAGATGTCTGTGGAGTACGATAAATTCATTGAGTCCCAGAAGAA gtggttTTGCCATGTGGATGATGATAACTACGTGATCCTGCCAAGCCTGCTGCGGCTGCTCTCTTCCTATCACCACAGCCAGGATGTGTACCTGGGCCGGCCCAGTCTGGATCATCCTATAGAGGCTGCAGAGAGGGTCAAGAGTGATGGATCG gTGTCTGTCAAGTTCTGGTTTGCCACAGGCGGAGCAGGTTTCTGTATCAGCAGAGGCCTGGCACTGAAAATGAGCCCATGGGCTAG TTTGGGGAATTTCATCAGCACAGCGGAGAAGATCCGACTACCAGACGACTGCACCATTGGCTACATCATCGAAGCGCTGCTGGAGGTGACCCTAACACATACACACGTCTTCCACTCTCACCTGGAGAACCTGCAGAAGCTGCCCACTGACACTGTGCTGGagcag GTCACTCTGAGCTTCGGAGGCtttgaaaacagaagaaatgtgGTCAGCATTGTTGGAGGCTTTTCACTGGCTGAGGACCCCACAAG GTTTAAGACAGTCCACTGTCTTCTGTatccagatactgactggtgtCCAAAGCTGGAACGTCGCCACAGAAACTGA